One window from the genome of bacterium encodes:
- a CDS encoding alpha-glucosidase/alpha-galactosidase has protein sequence MTVVTMLGAGSGFTAPLMRDIMLIPGMDQGEIRLVDIDTKRLAQMQALIGVMAKRLKGDAWKVSSTTDRKKALRGSHYIVNCIEVSGLHCVRFDNDIPLQYGVDQCVGDTIGPGGIFKALRTVPVWIDILHDIEQLCPKALVLNYTNPMSMMILAAVRNTSAQVVGLCHSVQGSTRELAQVAEIPYDEMVYRCAGVNHLAWITELSHHGRNLYPRIFERVRKESAIYEQNPVRFELMLQFGAFVTESSGHVSEYVPYFRKTPETLRRYCRDGSRGGSSTYADSWPAGRAQQDQRRAELIKDITKMDLARGFEYASDIIEAHAFNRLKTIYGNVANRGLIDNLLPDGVVEVKVLVDEAGFQPCRFGALPPQMAALCRSHQAVYDLVVRGIMEKDREAIVHAMLLDPLTAAVCGPAEIREMTERLAAAEKDYIPTFMSKGLTLPTGYMGDLERFSKRKLRERRAAQAKHFPRFEATGLLPASGDIRAVKLPGKDLVFSPVPGVLGDGCNDIRKIHNGKDGLVYLRSSALLARAGAGYFLYGPDAPFKAWVNGKEIGCDEHCSNPGCSGKYRAAVKWKKGRNEVVMAMHTNHGNSWGVIAQYSYV, from the coding sequence ATGACAGTAGTAACCATGTTGGGTGCGGGTAGTGGATTTACGGCGCCACTGATGCGGGACATCATGCTGATTCCCGGAATGGATCAGGGTGAAATCAGGTTGGTGGATATTGATACCAAACGCCTGGCGCAAATGCAGGCGTTGATTGGGGTCATGGCTAAACGGCTCAAGGGGGACGCCTGGAAGGTGAGTTCCACCACCGATCGCAAAAAGGCGCTGCGGGGCAGTCACTACATTGTAAATTGTATCGAGGTTTCCGGCTTGCATTGTGTTCGCTTTGACAATGATATTCCTCTGCAATACGGCGTTGATCAGTGTGTTGGCGACACCATCGGGCCGGGCGGCATTTTCAAGGCGCTGCGCACGGTTCCGGTTTGGATTGATATCCTGCACGATATCGAGCAGCTCTGCCCCAAGGCGCTGGTGCTGAACTACACGAATCCCATGAGCATGATGATACTGGCAGCGGTACGTAATACCAGCGCCCAGGTGGTGGGGCTCTGTCATTCGGTGCAAGGCTCCACCCGTGAGCTGGCCCAGGTCGCTGAGATTCCGTACGACGAGATGGTCTATCGTTGTGCCGGTGTTAATCATCTCGCGTGGATCACGGAATTATCGCATCACGGGCGGAATCTCTATCCCCGCATATTTGAGAGGGTCCGCAAGGAGTCGGCCATTTATGAGCAGAATCCCGTGCGTTTCGAACTCATGCTTCAGTTCGGTGCCTTCGTCACGGAATCGAGCGGTCATGTTTCGGAGTATGTCCCGTACTTCCGTAAGACGCCGGAGACGCTTCGCCGCTATTGTCGCGATGGTAGCCGCGGCGGCTCCAGTACCTATGCCGACAGCTGGCCAGCCGGGCGCGCGCAACAGGATCAGCGCCGTGCCGAGCTGATCAAGGACATCACCAAGATGGACCTGGCTCGCGGTTTTGAATATGCAAGTGACATCATCGAGGCTCATGCCTTCAATCGGCTCAAGACGATTTACGGCAATGTTGCCAATCGTGGCTTGATTGATAATCTTCTGCCCGATGGCGTCGTGGAGGTCAAGGTCCTGGTGGACGAGGCGGGGTTCCAGCCTTGTCGGTTCGGCGCGCTCCCGCCTCAGATGGCGGCCTTGTGCCGGAGTCACCAGGCGGTTTATGACCTGGTGGTGCGTGGCATTATGGAAAAGGATCGCGAAGCGATCGTCCACGCCATGTTGCTCGATCCTCTGACGGCGGCCGTCTGTGGACCCGCCGAGATCCGTGAGATGACCGAACGTCTGGCGGCGGCGGAGAAAGATTATATCCCGACCTTCATGTCCAAGGGCCTTACGTTGCCTACCGGATACATGGGGGATCTTGAGCGATTTTCGAAACGGAAACTACGCGAGCGGCGGGCCGCGCAGGCCAAGCATTTCCCGAGATTTGAAGCCACGGGTCTTCTGCCCGCGTCCGGGGATATCCGTGCGGTCAAGTTGCCGGGCAAAGACCTGGTCTTCAGTCCCGTGCCAGGAGTCCTGGGCGATGGCTGCAATGACATCCGGAAGATTCACAATGGCAAAGACGGCTTGGTGTACCTGCGGAGCAGCGCCCTGTTAGCGCGTGCCGGTGCGGGCTATTTTCTCTATGGGCCTGATGCGCCTTTCAAGGCATGGGTCAATGGCAAGGAGATCGGCTGTGATGAGCACTGCAGCAATCCGGGCTGTTCCGGCAAGTATCGGGCAGCGGTTAAATGGAAAAAAGGCCGGAACGAGGTCGTGATGGCGATGCACACGAATCACGGCAATTCCTGGGGTGTCATTGCCCAGTATAGTTATGTCTGA
- a CDS encoding MFS transporter: MTIHRISSVIDRVIDRTTRRSEARTEPRVYTCGTLRYTTFGLFMVFFWLLWGDFTMSLMETVLPTILPLQLKALGAPNMVMSVFLVTVPSVMNFFVNPVISFRSDRHRGPWGRRIPFLLAPTPFITLVLVAIAFAPEIGAWVHGLMAGYGGFGKNTVIIGMIGLLLVIFQFFNMFISSVYYYLFNDMVPAAYLARFMAAFRVVGTLAGMTFNYFVFPHAQTHMRYIFLGAAVLYFVGFMSMCFGLKEGKYSPPTSLVGNKTGLLASFETYFRECFTHPYYLNMFAMSAAGQVAGACGFVGTLFFLHLGVSLEQLGKFNTWMAIPGLLLMVPMGMLSDRIHPVRVLVGLGFFGPIMAIASFFFIHDFRSIVILTLIAFPIGQLQSAAAMPLNWLLFPKDQFGQFGSADAMARSIVTIVGSVVAGLFLDFMKRLYHGDEEYYRWMYIWSAIFASISYFFLWRVYKGWKAHGGLKNYKAPRVEHSGTSIAETNH, translated from the coding sequence ATGACAATACATAGGATTTCTTCGGTAATAGACCGTGTGATCGACCGTACGACCCGTCGATCCGAGGCCCGTACTGAACCGCGCGTCTATACCTGTGGGACCCTGCGCTACACGACCTTTGGGCTGTTCATGGTGTTCTTCTGGCTCCTGTGGGGCGACTTTACCATGAGCCTGATGGAAACGGTGTTGCCGACGATCCTACCCCTGCAACTCAAGGCCCTCGGCGCGCCCAACATGGTCATGAGCGTGTTCCTGGTGACGGTCCCCAGTGTCATGAACTTTTTCGTCAACCCGGTCATCAGTTTCCGGAGCGACCGGCACCGGGGGCCCTGGGGGCGGCGGATTCCTTTCCTGCTGGCGCCCACGCCGTTTATTACCCTCGTGCTGGTGGCCATTGCCTTTGCGCCTGAAATTGGCGCGTGGGTGCATGGACTGATGGCGGGATATGGGGGCTTTGGGAAGAACACCGTCATCATTGGCATGATCGGCCTGTTGCTCGTCATCTTCCAGTTCTTCAACATGTTCATCTCGTCGGTCTATTACTACCTCTTCAACGATATGGTGCCGGCGGCCTATCTGGCGCGGTTCATGGCGGCCTTCCGGGTGGTGGGGACATTGGCGGGAATGACCTTTAATTATTTCGTTTTCCCCCATGCCCAGACGCACATGCGGTATATTTTCCTGGGTGCGGCGGTCCTCTATTTTGTCGGGTTCATGTCCATGTGTTTCGGCCTGAAGGAAGGAAAATATTCCCCGCCAACTTCCCTGGTGGGGAACAAGACGGGGCTATTGGCCAGCTTTGAGACCTATTTCCGGGAGTGTTTCACCCATCCGTACTATTTGAATATGTTCGCGATGTCGGCGGCAGGGCAGGTGGCTGGCGCTTGCGGTTTCGTGGGAACGCTGTTCTTTCTCCATTTGGGAGTCTCATTGGAACAGTTAGGTAAGTTCAATACCTGGATGGCGATTCCTGGATTGTTGCTCATGGTACCTATGGGGATGTTAAGTGATCGGATTCACCCGGTCCGGGTGCTTGTCGGGCTCGGGTTCTTTGGTCCCATCATGGCGATCGCTTCCTTCTTCTTTATCCATGATTTCAGGAGTATTGTCATCTTGACGCTGATTGCATTTCCGATCGGCCAGTTACAATCAGCGGCCGCCATGCCCCTGAATTGGCTGCTCTTTCCCAAGGATCAGTTTGGCCAGTTCGGCTCGGCGGATGCGATGGCACGTTCTATCGTCACGATTGTCGGCAGTGTGGTGGCGGGACTCTTCCTTGACTTCATGAAGCGGCTCTATCACGGGGATGAGGAATACTATCGCTGGATGTACATCTGGTCGGCCATTTTCGCGTCGATCAGTTACTTCTTCCTGTGGCGCGTTTATAAGGGATGGAAGGCGCATGGGGGACTTAAGAATTACAAGGCGCCGCGTGTTGAGCACAGCGGAACGTCAATAGCCGAAACAAACCATTGA
- a CDS encoding DUF4838 domain-containing protein: MNRNLRWGFVIFAAGALAVSTTARATDVPARPVPAGVVRITPVTRNSAVSKASLKLAEKGKALLPIIISPKASPATKSAATELAGYLTRISGAPFTVTNGDGLTGIVVGSLAEFPAPELAEPLAIFNTFDGREAYAIRTQAKRLLLIGATDLGASHAVFRFLEELGVRWLFPAKEWEVVPNIPALQFSRDITDRPAILSRVIWFEAGSGGERQNAEYAAWKRHNAQAESFVVNAGHNLDTVIRLNQAVFTAHPEYYALVKQKDGSLKREGPQLELSNPAVRKMVADYAVGYFKSHPTADMVSLDPADTASHSVSPESLAMGSVSERVFGLANEVARVIQKEYPGKMVGLYSYSAHWDPPSFKLEPNVHVLLASLGQGQYTGPEREKVWSERSRNLGFYEYFSVWMWSYDRLPGSGVNDLRSTQAHMRDIVARGATSVSAESTSSWGSNGRGYYAATKLLWNPDLDVKALARDFYEKAFGAGADAMQRYYERLDPGNRPFLSKHLLGLAYRDVDEASRKTFDRPDIQARLDHIKLYLRYVHLDWMRNREKVSAHEGEALSLEIMTHLYRTRFLALTSWEMIRQQWGKSAKSAPWMVEVPYTHAGIETEFQEGLRYFQPRDIGQAVSFSADLVPVRWADRPAVKSEQTYQGGARYYLYSVTGEPLEFTTWAGTAWGGINRFTVTDAKGAEVAKGQLPNGTNTLHAIKVPGPGLYVLDYKDNGSYWSMTVEAGKAATLPMGQSHDFRNSKVMQDMFFYVPRGTRQIEYYYTKTHFQPGGPHQVLDPAGVVVKAVDVNGDWVSVPVPPGMDGKLWRLRNPVLGLFWFNNIPNYIAASPDALLVPREVVERDGLQK; encoded by the coding sequence ATGAACCGAAATTTGCGATGGGGTTTTGTTATTTTCGCCGCTGGCGCACTTGCTGTGTCCACGACGGCTAGGGCTACGGACGTTCCGGCGCGACCTGTGCCAGCCGGCGTGGTGCGCATCACGCCGGTCACGCGAAATTCCGCCGTGAGCAAGGCATCGTTGAAGCTGGCCGAGAAAGGCAAGGCACTCCTGCCGATCATCATCTCGCCCAAGGCATCCCCTGCCACAAAAAGCGCCGCGACCGAACTCGCGGGCTATCTGACGCGCATCTCCGGCGCCCCATTCACGGTAACCAATGGCGACGGACTAACCGGTATTGTAGTGGGGTCACTGGCTGAATTCCCGGCCCCGGAACTTGCCGAACCGCTGGCGATCTTCAACACCTTTGACGGCCGTGAAGCGTATGCCATCCGGACACAGGCGAAGCGGCTTCTCCTGATTGGTGCCACCGACCTTGGGGCGTCCCATGCCGTCTTCCGCTTTCTGGAGGAACTTGGTGTTCGCTGGTTATTTCCGGCTAAGGAGTGGGAAGTCGTACCGAATATCCCCGCTTTGCAATTCAGTCGTGACATCACCGATCGACCGGCCATCCTGTCGCGTGTGATCTGGTTTGAGGCGGGTTCCGGCGGGGAGCGACAGAATGCCGAGTACGCCGCCTGGAAGCGGCATAATGCCCAGGCCGAATCGTTCGTCGTGAATGCCGGGCATAACCTTGACACGGTGATTCGCCTCAACCAGGCGGTGTTCACTGCACACCCGGAATACTACGCCCTGGTCAAGCAGAAGGATGGATCTCTGAAACGGGAAGGGCCCCAATTGGAACTGTCCAACCCGGCCGTCCGCAAGATGGTTGCGGATTACGCTGTGGGCTATTTTAAGAGTCACCCAACGGCCGATATGGTGTCGTTGGATCCCGCCGACACGGCGTCACATTCCGTGAGCCCCGAATCGCTGGCGATGGGCAGCGTGAGTGAGCGGGTCTTCGGGCTGGCCAACGAAGTCGCCCGGGTTATTCAGAAGGAGTATCCCGGCAAAATGGTGGGGCTGTATTCGTATAGTGCGCACTGGGATCCGCCCTCGTTCAAGCTGGAGCCCAACGTGCATGTGTTGCTGGCCTCGCTCGGTCAGGGCCAATATACGGGCCCGGAGCGCGAAAAGGTGTGGTCCGAGAGAAGCCGGAACCTCGGGTTCTATGAGTACTTCTCCGTCTGGATGTGGAGTTACGACCGTCTGCCCGGCAGTGGGGTCAATGACCTCCGGAGCACGCAGGCGCATATGCGTGATATTGTGGCGCGCGGGGCGACGTCGGTCAGCGCTGAGAGTACGAGCAGCTGGGGCTCAAACGGCCGCGGCTATTATGCCGCCACGAAGCTGTTGTGGAATCCGGATCTGGATGTGAAAGCGCTTGCAAGAGACTTTTATGAGAAGGCGTTTGGTGCAGGCGCAGATGCCATGCAGCGATACTATGAGCGTCTCGACCCTGGTAATCGTCCTTTCCTCAGCAAACACCTGCTGGGGCTGGCCTACCGCGACGTGGACGAAGCGAGCCGGAAGACGTTTGACCGGCCCGATATCCAGGCCCGGCTTGACCACATCAAACTCTACCTCCGATACGTACACCTCGATTGGATGCGCAACCGCGAGAAGGTCTCTGCACATGAAGGCGAAGCCCTTTCCCTCGAGATCATGACGCACCTCTATCGCACGCGTTTCCTGGCCTTGACATCCTGGGAAATGATCCGCCAGCAATGGGGGAAGTCTGCAAAATCGGCTCCCTGGATGGTGGAGGTGCCCTATACGCATGCTGGTATTGAAACCGAATTTCAGGAGGGACTTCGCTATTTCCAGCCTCGGGATATCGGCCAGGCCGTCAGCTTCTCGGCTGATCTGGTTCCCGTGCGCTGGGCGGACCGTCCGGCGGTCAAGAGCGAACAGACCTATCAGGGTGGGGCCAGGTACTATCTCTATAGCGTCACAGGCGAGCCGCTTGAGTTCACGACGTGGGCGGGAACGGCCTGGGGCGGGATCAACCGTTTTACCGTCACCGACGCCAAGGGCGCGGAAGTTGCCAAGGGCCAGCTCCCCAACGGCACGAATACCCTCCACGCGATTAAGGTGCCAGGCCCGGGGTTGTATGTGCTGGACTATAAGGATAATGGTTCGTATTGGTCCATGACCGTGGAGGCGGGGAAAGCCGCCACGCTTCCCATGGGCCAATCCCACGACTTCCGCAACTCGAAGGTCATGCAGGACATGTTTTTCTACGTGCCCAGGGGAACACGGCAGATCGAATATTATTACACAAAAACACACTTCCAACCCGGTGGACCTCACCAAGTGCTCGACCCGGCGGGGGTGGTGGTAAAAGCGGTCGACGTCAATGGAGACTGGGTTTCGGTCCCGGTTCCGCCCGGAATGGACGGCAAACTCTGGCGGTTGCGCAACCCGGTACTGGGGCTATTCTGGTTCAACAACATACCGAACTATATTGCGGCTTCGCCGGACGCCTTGCTGGTGCCCCGTGAGGTGGTGGAGCGGGACGGACTTCAGAAATAA
- a CDS encoding DUF4838 domain-containing protein, with translation MNIKITLMMVLGVLAALQSHALDLVKDGQPLATIVLPADPVQDQIAQTQATTNKAKAKPKPAKPKEDDELLAAEELQSIIEKISGAKLPIQRGGAMPAGPAIVLGNAYASEAGFGKEIGKLTTDGILCVVKGNALYLSGQRPRGTLYAAYDFLESLGCRWVMPGPFGELYPSMKTISTAINKTENPSHSERYWWCTYGNAEGYVRWTLRNKGNFLKVKGDPVIEQGHNLSTPMAWGKKQPKYLAKKMVDGTEVSILPDEYYSIVNGKPSGQNPNFSNPKVWDMYADYFIDYFTKNPGKKYASISAEDGLVIDERPESRKLDSDDFDWMAGAYSSTDKLWYFHNQVLDRVAKVFPEKKFGVLVYSNNMMPPKKSKVHRNMALVFAPLTVCPLHDVRDPKCKTNRTYAQWLPEWMRQARAVGAETFYYDYEPLGFSWNVAMICPRWGIIGKNYPWFKSMGLTGHTTQGHDDWASCGLDNYLMQKLYWNANLNYKDVIADYCKVRFGASAPAMIEYYATYEKRMDEVTDLYGNEVWANHLVLTPEVRKAAREILKRAVAMADSERAKAQLQTMVDLQESTDAACDAEEIVRNTGDYGQAAKSLETVFAVRDRLNALYPKFMNPSRVDRKEKNQYLTGGIYNQYLDFDKKIKEAAAYVVLPRMWKGMLDTEAKAEQLGYQKPGADVEKLDDLDTTVMPDVKYGTEREEAAFFYRTQTEVPASFGGKQVSMFCSSLIARRVQIWINGQAVEFTKDGKTSTTWNGPEYFWYDYNHAVEFDLTPYIKAGQGNTIAMRVLKSHDVGGSYRRIFLLAK, from the coding sequence ATGAATATCAAAATCACGTTAATGATGGTGTTGGGTGTGTTGGCGGCTCTGCAAAGTCATGCTCTGGATCTGGTCAAGGATGGGCAGCCACTGGCAACAATCGTTTTGCCGGCAGATCCGGTTCAGGATCAGATCGCCCAAACCCAGGCGACTACGAATAAAGCCAAGGCAAAGCCCAAACCCGCAAAGCCCAAGGAAGATGATGAACTGTTAGCTGCTGAAGAATTGCAATCGATCATTGAAAAGATCTCCGGGGCCAAACTTCCCATTCAGCGTGGGGGCGCCATGCCTGCGGGACCGGCTATCGTGTTGGGGAATGCTTATGCCAGTGAAGCCGGGTTCGGTAAGGAAATCGGGAAACTCACCACGGATGGCATCTTGTGTGTGGTGAAGGGGAATGCGCTTTACCTGTCGGGCCAGAGACCACGGGGCACGTTGTATGCGGCCTATGATTTCCTGGAATCGCTTGGTTGCCGCTGGGTGATGCCCGGCCCGTTTGGGGAGCTTTATCCTTCGATGAAAACCATTTCAACGGCGATCAACAAAACCGAGAACCCCTCGCATTCAGAGCGGTACTGGTGGTGCACCTATGGCAATGCCGAAGGTTACGTACGCTGGACCTTGCGGAATAAGGGTAATTTCCTCAAGGTCAAGGGCGACCCAGTGATCGAGCAGGGGCACAATTTGTCCACCCCCATGGCATGGGGCAAGAAACAGCCGAAGTATCTTGCAAAAAAAATGGTGGATGGCACGGAAGTAAGCATTCTGCCTGATGAGTATTATTCCATCGTAAATGGGAAACCCTCGGGGCAGAACCCGAATTTCTCTAATCCCAAGGTCTGGGATATGTATGCCGACTACTTCATCGACTACTTCACAAAGAATCCCGGCAAGAAATATGCTTCCATTTCGGCCGAGGATGGGTTGGTCATCGATGAGCGCCCGGAAAGTCGCAAGTTGGATAGCGACGATTTCGACTGGATGGCGGGGGCCTATTCGTCCACGGATAAACTCTGGTATTTTCATAATCAAGTGCTGGATCGGGTGGCGAAAGTGTTCCCGGAAAAGAAATTCGGTGTTTTGGTTTACTCGAACAACATGATGCCCCCGAAAAAATCGAAAGTGCACCGCAATATGGCGTTGGTGTTTGCACCGTTAACGGTGTGCCCTTTGCACGATGTGCGCGATCCAAAATGCAAAACCAATCGTACCTACGCCCAATGGCTGCCGGAATGGATGAGGCAGGCCAGAGCCGTCGGGGCTGAGACTTTTTACTACGACTACGAGCCACTGGGCTTTTCGTGGAATGTGGCGATGATCTGTCCGCGCTGGGGGATCATCGGGAAAAATTACCCCTGGTTCAAGAGTATGGGGTTGACCGGGCATACTACCCAGGGACATGACGACTGGGCTTCATGTGGACTGGATAACTACCTGATGCAAAAATTGTATTGGAATGCCAACCTGAACTACAAGGATGTGATTGCCGACTATTGCAAGGTGCGTTTCGGCGCGTCCGCTCCGGCGATGATCGAATACTACGCAACTTACGAAAAGCGGATGGATGAGGTGACCGATCTCTATGGCAACGAGGTGTGGGCCAATCATCTGGTGCTGACCCCCGAAGTCAGGAAGGCCGCGCGGGAGATTCTCAAGCGGGCCGTGGCCATGGCCGATAGCGAGCGGGCGAAGGCCCAGCTCCAGACGATGGTTGATTTGCAGGAGAGCACGGATGCGGCCTGTGACGCCGAGGAGATTGTTCGCAATACCGGTGATTATGGCCAGGCGGCCAAATCGCTGGAAACCGTTTTTGCGGTGCGTGACCGGTTGAATGCCTTGTATCCAAAGTTTATGAATCCGAGCCGGGTGGATCGGAAGGAGAAGAACCAGTATTTGACCGGCGGCATTTATAACCAGTATCTGGATTTCGATAAGAAGATCAAGGAGGCAGCGGCTTATGTCGTGTTACCGCGAATGTGGAAAGGGATGCTGGATACCGAAGCCAAGGCCGAGCAACTGGGCTACCAGAAGCCAGGAGCGGATGTTGAAAAGCTGGATGATCTCGACACCACCGTTATGCCGGATGTGAAGTATGGTACCGAACGTGAAGAGGCGGCGTTCTTCTATCGTACCCAGACGGAGGTGCCCGCCAGTTTCGGGGGCAAGCAGGTCTCGATGTTTTGCTCCAGCCTGATTGCGAGACGGGTACAGATCTGGATCAATGGTCAGGCAGTGGAATTCACTAAAGACGGTAAAACCAGTACGACCTGGAATGGGCCGGAGTATTTCTGGTATGACTACAACCATGCGGTTGAGTTTGACCTCACCCCCTACATCAAGGCGGGGCAGGGGAACACGATTGCCATGCGAGTGCTGAAGAGTCACGATGTCGGCGGCTCGTATCGTCGGATATTCCTGTTGGCGAAATAA